TTTTAGAAAAACGCTGGTCGTCCTGACGGATGAACCAACCTCGCTTGTCGATGCCTATGCGTACATCAAGCTCCGGGTAGCAAAGCAACATACCCCCGGCATAGAAATCGTTGTAAATCAGGCAAAAACCATACAGGAAGGCGAACGCACCTACGCCACGTTACGTCGAGCCTGTGAAAACTTCCTACCCTTCTCGCCACCACTTGCCGGCATCATCCGTCACGACCCACATGTAAGGGAGGCCATCCGCGCCCAGGCTCCACTCTTGATTCGCCACCCCAACAGCGATGCTGCCAACGATGTCGAAACATTGGCTAAAAAACTCGCCAACGGAAAATGAGCAATATCAACCCATCCTCGTCCATCCACACATCCGTGCCACCGAAGGCCGGCCCGACATCCCTTGCCACAATTGATACCCCCCCACCCGCAGTCTCTAAACTTGCCACCGGAACGGTAATTATAGGCACTGTGATCCGGCAAGAGCCAAACGGGCAGACCTTCCTTCAGACCGAACATGGACAACTTACCCTGACGACCCGTCTGCCCATGCCAACGGGAACTGAAATCAAGATTGAAGTGCATGCGGTCGGCGCCCGGATGCAAGCGATCGTTCTTTCGGTCGCGGGGAAGAGCGTTGCAAATTCGGCAGCGATCCCTACCGCCGGCACGCCACCACAGGCGGCGTCAGCCCAGCCTCAGACCCAAACCAAGGTGCCCGCACAAATTGCCACACAACCCAGCTCTGCACAGGTGGCGCCATCCGTCAGCGGCAACACCGGTGTCAGCACGACAATGTCTCAAGGCGCGACGATGTCTCAAGGTACGACCTTGGCCATTGCCGCCACCCTCGTTCCCCATGCACCGGCCGCACCGATTGCCGCAACGGGTGGGCATATCCCCCTTCGCATTGCGATGCTTTCCCTGCAAGTGCCGGAGGGAACCCCATCAACGACGATGCCAACGATCCCATTGACAACAACGCCCGCAGGGGGAGCCGTCCTTGCCGGCAACGTCATCGGAATGAACCGTCAAGGCGGACCTGTCCTGCAAACGTCCCTCGGTCAATTAACCCTTCTTATCCGAGCCGATCTGCCGACCGGGACGGCCATAACTTTTGAACTCCTCGACCCACCGTCGCCGCGAGCCGCCAAGCCAGAATTGACTGCACGGACGGCGTTGCAGCTATCTGCGGAGTGGGCAAGCCTGAAAGCGGCACTTGAAATTCTCGGTAAGACCGATCCCGCCATTCAGGCAACGCTGATAAACGCGACCCTGCCAACAGCTGGAAAGGACATGGTTGCAAAACTTTTTCATTTTTTTTCGGCACTGTCCAAGGGCGATATCCGGGATTGGCTTGGCGAACGCACGCTCCGCAGCATTGAGAGCGCCGGCAAGGGTGCCTTGGCCCAGAAACTTTCAGACGAGTTTATACAATTGAGCCGCCTGGCGCTTCGCGGCGATGACGAATGGCGTACTATCCTGTTTCCAATTCTGCATGAATCGGAAATGCGCCAGGCAAAGCTTTTTCTGCGTCATCACGAAAGCGGAGACGAGGACGCCGACGCAGGAGAGGCCGGCACACGCATTATCGTTGAAGTAAGCCTGAGCCACCTTGGCGAGCTACAATTGGATGGCCTATACCATGCGCGCCGCTTCGACGTGATCCTTCGAACCCTGAACGCCCTTCCCGTCTTTATGACGACGGAAATTCGTTCGATATTCGAGAACTGTTGCAAAATTTCCGGCCTAAAAGGGGACATTCTGTTTCGTACGGATGAGCCTTTCGCACCAACCCCCCTTCGCAAGGCTAACAACAAAGTGGAAATTGGATTGGAAGCGTAGCACGTAGAAAATGAAGCTGAGCGCGCTAGCTTTTCATTCGGCGACGATATGAATTAAGCGAGATTTCATCGAGTTCAATTTGCTGCCGCCGTTCCAAATACTTCTTTTCGCGCTGCAGTCGATTGGCCTCGGTTAATTCATACTTCTTCAATTCACGGTAAGCCTCAGCGACGGAATCCTCCATTTCCTGGATTTGGTCGATCACCCTATAAAGCGAATCCTTTAATTTTCGCCTCCGGCCGATGGCCTGCTTCACATATGCACTAAGCGTATAGCTGGCCTCATGGCACTCCCCTGCGACCGTCTTTTCACGAGCAAGCTCCTCGTCAAGCCCAACCACCTGAGTCTGCAGACGCTCGTGCAGACGCTCTAATTCCTGTAAATCCCGGAGCCTTTCCTCCAGTTGCCAGCGGTGGAGCCGGATAATACCCGTCAGCCGTTTCACGATGCACCTTCTTCGGATATTTCCGGCGTTTTGTTCAGGATTTTTGATAGCCCATCATAGCCGTCCTGCAGACTCGTGGGCTCATTCCTGTCCTGGCGAAGAAAATTCTCTAAAAGAGGATAATAATAAAGGGCTTCATCCGTTTTCGGATCGCTGCCCTTTCGATACGCACCAATCCGGATCATGTCGGCCATGTCCTCATAGGTTGAAATCAGCATTCGGGCGCGACGGACCAGCGCGTTTTCTTCGTCGTTGTTGCAACCGGGCATCACGCGAGAAACGCTCCGCAAAATATGCACGGGCGGAAAGCGCCCCCGCTCTGCGATCGCCCGATCGAGTACGATATGCCCATCAAGAATTCCGCGTACGGCGTCGGCTATCGGCTCATTATGGTCGTCGCCTTCGACCAACACCGTGAACAATCCACTAATAGTTCCCTCACCCTTACGGCCAGGGCCGGCGCGTTCAAGAAGCTTCGGAAGCTCGGCAAACACGCTTGGCGTATATCCCTTGCTGGCAGGTGGCTCGCCCGCCGTAAGGCCGATCTCGCGCTGGGCCATTGCAACGCGTGTGATGCTGTCCATCAGGCAGAGCACATGCTTGCCACGGTCCCGGAAATATTCGGAAAGCGTAAGCGTAAGGTAAGCCGCTTGGCGACGAAGAAGCGGCGATTCGTCCGACGTTGCAACGACGATAACACTGCGGGCAAGTCCTTCCGGCCCCAGATAATCTTCGATGAATTCCTGCACCTCCCGGCCACGTTCACCAATAAGACCGATGACATTGATGTCGGCAGTTGAACAACGCGCCATCATCGACAGAAGGATAGACTTCCCGACACCAGAACCGGAAAAAATTCCCATCCGTTGCCCCTGGCAGCAGGTGAGAAAGGTGTTGATCGATCGAATGCCAAGATCAAGCTTGCCGCCCACCCGCTGACGCTCGTTCGCATGGGGCGGCGCCGCGCGCAAACGGTAGGCCATAGCGCCCTGAGACAAGGATCCGCGGCCATCGACGGGCTCGCCCATCGCGTTCACAACACGCCCCAGCCACCCGCTGGAAGGATAGACGACCGGCTCGGTATCCACCAATTCCGCCTTGCAGCCCAGTCCAACGCCATCCAGCGAACCGAAGGGCATAAGCAAGGCACGGCCATTGCGAAACCCAATAACCTCAGCAACAACCGCGCTTTTCTCCCGACCCAGAATCCGGCACCTGTCGCCGATGGCAAGGGCGTTCTGGACCCCGCCGATCTCGATCATCATTCCAAGGACGGCGGTCACGCGCCCATAGAGGCGATAGGGCGGAATCCGGTCA
Above is a genomic segment from Rhodospirillaceae bacterium containing:
- the fliI gene encoding flagellum-specific ATP synthase FliI (involved in type III protein export during flagellum assembly) → MHPIPLTIPSEDGRFSEFDRIPPYRLYGRVTAVLGMMIEIGGVQNALAIGDRCRILGREKSAVVAEVIGFRNGRALLMPFGSLDGVGLGCKAELVDTEPVVYPSSGWLGRVVNAMGEPVDGRGSLSQGAMAYRLRAAPPHANERQRVGGKLDLGIRSINTFLTCCQGQRMGIFSGSGVGKSILLSMMARCSTADINVIGLIGERGREVQEFIEDYLGPEGLARSVIVVATSDESPLLRRQAAYLTLTLSEYFRDRGKHVLCLMDSITRVAMAQREIGLTAGEPPASKGYTPSVFAELPKLLERAGPGRKGEGTISGLFTVLVEGDDHNEPIADAVRGILDGHIVLDRAIAERGRFPPVHILRSVSRVMPGCNNDEENALVRRARMLISTYEDMADMIRIGAYRKGSDPKTDEALYYYPLLENFLRQDRNEPTSLQDGYDGLSKILNKTPEISEEGAS